The following is a genomic window from Mus pahari chromosome 1, PAHARI_EIJ_v1.1, whole genome shotgun sequence.
NNNNNNNNNNNNNNNNNNNNNNNNNNNNNNNNNNNNNNNNNNNNNNNNNNNNNNNNNNNNNNNNNNNNNNNNNNNNNNNNNNNNNNNNNNNNNNNNNNNNNNNNNNNNNNNNNNNNNNNNNNNNNNNNNNNNNNNNNNNNNNNNNNNNNNNNNNNNNNNNNNNNNNNNNNNNNNNNNNNNNNNNNNNNNNNNNNNNNNNNNNNNNNNNNNNNNNNNNNNNNNNNNNNNNNNNNNNNNNNNNNNNNNNNNNNNNNNNNNNNNNNNNNNNNNNNNNNNNNNNNNNNNNNNNNNNNNccctctgtatgtgtgtgtctttctttctcttacatatacacacacatgcactttcaAAAGTTGCATTTTATAGTAGATAGTGGAGAAACACTTTATGAAATTAGGCTGTGATTATAGTAAAAATGTTTCAGTGAAATGAAAAACCCTCGGACTCTAAGATACACTAAATTaagataataacaataatagttacaaaacaaaggaaaacagtgaTACAAATCTTAATTTGGTTCTGCTGTCTTACCCAGAGGCTGTGTATTTTGTGTCTTTGGTATGAAGGAGGGTGACTTCATCTGTGGCTCTCTCAGAAGCCCCTGCTTATGAGGAGCTTAAGAGTGCCCAGTTTAAGTTGCCTCTGAGTGGTGATTTAGTAACAACATACACTGGAAAAAGGACAAAGGCACTGTTAGCTGAACACACCTGTCAGTAATGAACTTATCAGAACATGGCTGGGTGTTATCTGCACCTGAGAAATTTTCTCCAGTGAGGATTAAGAGCAatgcttttgtttcttgatttctaaAACATCCAATACccctttaaaaagattatttggTAGAAGGTAAGCAGAATTTGGTAGGGGAGGCGGCCCTTACCTGTTGGAGATAATTTTGAACAGCATTGGTCAGTTTGTCATATCAACCAGAGTTACCAAAACAGTACAAAATAGATCATCCAATAGACACATAAGACACATTTAAGTTTTAAGAACTATCAATGTGTGATTATTCTGATAACAAAAAATAGTTATAGACACTGAAACCTTTAATATATCACCAAGGCTTCTTATTTATTTGACGgtgtattttataaatagtttCTGAACCTGAATTTacagtaaaggaaaagaaatgaacgTTTCATTATATTCCAAAAGCAAACACTCACCAAAACATGTTTCTCCTACACTGTATAAAGAGAAAACACCCATAATATCATTTCGTGAATCTAGAGACTAACATGCATAAGTATTTCTACTATCATTTAAAAACTGTATGATTTTAAATTACGTTTTTGAGAATGTCATAgatcatataatttattttgctcATATTCACCCCATTTGTTACTCTTTTTAAGCACACAAACAAATGTTTATGGTACATAGTCATCATGTTGAGACCCTAAAGTTTCAGTGTAAAAAAAAACTTacggtttttattatttttaaattaagacttTAGTGAAaccaagaataaacaaaacagtaGATTTAAATACAAAATGCAGTTATATCAAGTcagaaaatacttgcaaatcatgtattaaaaacacaaaatcataaaaatttgcgtatggaaattttattttttataaaaaagagtTTTTGATATAATGATTCAATATGGTAAAACTCAAGATAATATTTAAAGATCCATATTTTTGAACTCCTAAATTACTTTCTATGATAATTTAATGTTCTTAAATTAAGtatacacttaaagaaatagaaatatatagtTAGAAATGCAGTAACATAAGACTATAGTGAAGAAATTGTAAATTCAGAGGCAacaacattcattttaaaatgtgaccaATTATATCAGTACATTATTAAAACAGCATGAATATTACTTTGAATTTGTAACCCCAATAAATTATAACAGCTTTTATAATAAATGTAAGATTTTACAGTAAATCTTTagtttaacttttttctttcatccATTCCTtcaatgtatttatatgtgtacgtgtacatgtatatgtgtgggcataAATGAACTGTGGCATACATGttgagatcaaaggacaactttcaggagtatTTCTATCCTTCGACCATGTGGGCTACAGGGATCTAACTCTGATCACGATGGCTGGCAAACACCTTTACATTCTGAGTCATTTCACTGGTCCCTAAATTTATTTAACCCTAAATTcttatattattactattatttgtatatatgagtttttgtatatgtgtgcatgatatGTGGATGCACATGCTATGGCATGAGTGTGAAGAGCAGAGAACAACTCTATAGGGTTAGTTCTTTCCTGCCTTTATGTGGCCTCCAAGAGTtggctcaggtcaccaggcttgtacTTCTACAGTAATCCCAAtagaacagcaacaaaaaaaaaaaagagtcaatgaGGAGTGGTTTTGTGGCCTACCATGAAGTGCGTAATAAGAATTCAACCACAATTCATTCATTTAGTGTAAAGTGTATATGGAGAAAATCCTAAGGTGCTAGATAACCTTCCCCCATGTGGCATGGAAAGCTATATGTCCTTCTTGTAATGGCATATTCCTCTCTAATGGATGGCAAAACATCTTAAGCTACGCTATCTGAGGGTGGAActaccttggtgtgtgtgtgggagttcCATGTTGTTTGTCTTCCTTTACGTAATATCGGGCAGCATGTCTCCTTGATGAATGGGGTCCATCTTGTGGGCCTGAGGGCATATTTAAAATGGCAGACTGATGGACTATGTATTGCAGTCTTTGAAAGTAGCACATTTAAGACAGGATCATAGGCAGGCTGTAGTAGCTGATACTTAACCTTCGTGGTGGATCATAAGACATAATATTGAGGTTCAGCTCTCTGCCCCAAAAGAACATGTCTGATTAAGGGAGGAATTATACTGAGAGAATCATGCAAACGTAATCCTTTCTGCTAGCTTCTGATGTGGCAGGAAAGTGGGAAAACAGGTGGATGAGATGGAGGTGTAGCCATGCTGTTTCTTACAGCAGTCAGGGGGTAAGTGAAAGGGAGTACAAGTCAGATCTTTGCTAAAGAGCCCTTCCTGAGACCACAACCTTGGACCACACGAGAGTATTTATATAGAGAGGGTTAGCATGGCTGTGATGCTTTGACGCACACTGACATTTTTGACTTTACACTGAGTGTTAGAAATTCATTTAAGGACTACCTTTTGTACTAGTTGTGTTTCATGATTTTAGATATCTAAAATGAATAAGAACACATGAACTAGGACTCACTCTTAGTTTATTTCTAAATGAGTGTCTTTGGCTATTCATTATCATAATCTCTCACTCCTCCTTCCACCAGGCTCCCATAGTAAGCACCAttttttctctctgaattctttgtcccccccccccgttctacATTTTAGTAAGATCATGcaattctttgcttttttctgtatgtggcttattttatttaacatagtCTCAACCAAATATGTCTCGATTGTGGCAAGTAAGGACTTTCTTCCTTGAGACCAACAATGTTCAGACATAAACACACTGTACAATCTCTTCCACTATTTTTTCATTGACTCATCATTCAGTCAAGATGGAGTATTTCCAGAATCCCTAGGATTAACCAGGTTTACCTTCTGGGAGTTCAGTCAATCTCCAGGGTCAGTTTTGCTCACAACACTTAGGGTGCCTTGTGGTTTTGTGTTGCAGGGGGGATTGTCCAGGAACTTATTTCGTGCACCTTGGGGCTTTTTCCTTAGGTGCCTTAAAGAAGCACATCATGGCTTCTGAGTGCCTGAGGGGAGAGTGGAGAGATGCAGGGCTGTGAGCATGGTTACTTGTTAAAATATacgtacatacacatgtacacatgcagttcaaaatatttactgaagACAGCTGAGACTAGCTGCCCAGGTTCTCACTACCTCACATTCAGGTAAGAGCATGTACAACTCAAAATCTACTGCATGGCGTGCACACTGAATGCCAGCTGCCCAGTCACCCAATGCCCACTTGCACATTGACTGCCATTGCCAaattctgtctctctcatacacacagaaaaaatttCCAGATCCTACATCTGCTCAAAATGACTATTCTTTCATTTTGAGATGAATTTTGTATAAATTTGAAGTGTTCCTAagttactttctttctcttgtagGTTTATATTTTTCTGATTGTTTCTGGGAGAAAATGTGTCTaattctttttgcatttttgttcatttttctgacATGCTTTGAGTCATGATTTTTAGTGATGCTGtatatatttcattgtatgtTCATCTACATTTAATAATATATCTTCACAGTGAGTCATCAATCATTTTTCCTCATTAAAGCCATTTCTCCTCCACACATTCTCAGACATTAATGGTGGCATGCTAACACTACGTTGTTACTGCACAccacagcacagtgcctggctgCATAACATATACTATCATTAGTTCAgattattttgtgtatttaataTTCTATTATCTCCTCTCCCATTTTAAAAGTCTGAATATGTTATAATTTAAATGCaggttgtttctttgttgttcctTTCAGGTACTTCACCAGGGTCTGCCATGATGCCTTGCAACAGCACCAGCCAcccttctttcttcattctccaAGGCATTCCTGGGATGGAAGACAAACACAGATGGatctccatccccttctcctccatGTACTTCATCACTGTGATGGGGAACTGCACCATTCTTCTCACCATCTCCATGGAACGCTCCCTGCACAAGCCCAtgttcctgcttctcttcttcctcgcCCTCACAGACTTGGGTATGTCTACAACCACCATTCCTAAGGTGCTCTGCATATTCTGGTTTGGACAGAGTCAGATAAGCTACGAAGGCTGCTTGGTCCAGCTGTTCTTCATCCATTCCATCTCTGCCATGCAGTCATCTGTCCTGATGACCATGGCCTTTGACCGTTATGTGGCTATCTGCAAGCCTTTACGTTATTCCACCATTCTTTCCAATAGTCGCATTGGACTCATTGGCTTAGCAAGCCTGGTTAGAGCAATCCTTTTTATTCTCCCTATGCCTATCCTCCTCCAGCGTATGCCCTTTCATGCCAATCGAGTCATCCCTACCACCTACTGTGAACACATGGCTGTGGTGAAGATGGTATGTGTTGATACCACAGTCAATAGGATATATGGTTTGGTTGTGGCCATGCTGGTGGTTGGGGTAGACATCTCAGCTATTGCCTCATCTTATGCATTAATCCTACGAGCTATCATGCATCTCTCTTCCAAGGAAGCCCACCACAAAGCAGTCAACACCTGCACCACACACATCTGTGTTATGCTTGTCTCCTACACCCccagtcttttctcttttctgactcATCGCTTTGGGAGAGGCATTCCGCCTCATGTCCACACTATTCTTGGGAACCTCTACTTCCTTGTACCACCAATGCTCAATCCTATTATTTATGGAGTAAAAACCAAGGAATTTCGGGACAAAGTTACTAAATATTTACACAGGAGAAAGGAGCCTATAACTTTTTCTCACAATCAGAAACTTGTTTGATAATCTAGCGGTTGTATTAGGAATCAATGGTAAGTGTCTAGGGGAAATTGATTAATGGTAGAAATACATTGAAATGTCAGATAGCAGCCATGATATTTATTCTTGCATAGAGGCACTAAGATAGGGAAGAATTTCTTGATTTCAGTAACTTAAAGGCAATGCAATTATTCCCCGTGgaataaaataatgatatttgCTCTTAATATTTAACAGTGTTGACTAAACTTCTGTGATAATGCATATTAAAGAACTCTATTCATGTGAGAGAGTGTGGAACATTTTCAAACAGAATATCACAGAGCAAACTGTAACTTTCTTATTCTCAATAATTGGTCAAATATTATGATATATACTTGCCAAGGTATACACAGTCAAACCTGATGCagggttgtgtgtatgtgtgtttgtgtaatggAAAGGAAGTTTGGAGATAGAAAAAGTTGTTTTAGAGGAGTGAAAGGGGTCAAGAAAGCTTGAAAATGAATTGAGAGTCAGTGTTTTATCATCCTAGGCAGAAGCCTGACACTTGGACCACAGAactttttgcttccttttgaCCAAGGGAGTACATACTGGATACAAGCTTAGGTTTCTGGGGAAactttggagaagaaagaaaatatttggaaactcTAGCTAGAATAAAAAGGTTGATAGgggttttaattaatttcataCTTGCAAAAACTGCTGGAGTCAGCATTTCCACTTCTCATATCCAAATACAGTGTGTGAGAagaccttctttctctttttgaagagctcttctaaaattatttgtttagtttaaTTTCATTCACATTggttttttgcctgcatgtatgtctgtgtgagggcatcagattccctggaactggagttaaagacagttgtgtaCTGCCATTTTGAtgataggaactgaacccaggacctctgaaagagtaggcagcgctcttaatcactgagccacttctccagccttaAGAAGATTCTCTTCTGATGGAACAATTCTTGAGAGGGAAAACTGTAAAAGTCAGCTTTACACTGCAAATTATTATGAAATCATGCATAAGGATTGTCTGACATAAAAATCTGTGGACTGGCTGAGGCCATTCCCAGGTAATGCAACGGAGCGTAGCAGCTGCTGTGTGCAACTTCCTGCCCTTTCCACCTTGTAGgttccaggggttgaactcacGTTGTCAGCAGGTACCTTTGAATACCTGTCTCAGGTTCACTGTCTCAGGCTCACTCCCTCTTAGGACCTGCCATTCCACTCAGTCTTGGgtttgcttcctggccctgaacGGGTGGTCATCTCAAGCTATCTTTCTGTCCCAGCGCCCTAGTGCCAGTCTGCTGGTCATCTGAGGATAACTGTCTTCAGGGAAtgttaggctactaatcattcaTTCGGATGTTCACAGATCCGAACACTGAGTATAAACATAGCCTctgtcctctctgccacctactgatgcacatgtgacacagcagccacatctGCAACACTCTAGGGGAGGAAGAACAAAATTATATTCACAAGAGTCTGGCTTTGCCCTTCCAAATTCATGAAAAAGCCCTAGAGTACAATAAATGCTAcagaggcttaaaaaaaaaaaatctgtggactGAGTACAGATCCGAAATTTACTCTGGATTTAGTAGCCAGTCTATCAACAGGCTGGCCCCACAGATCTTGTTTTTGCTTTGCATTCTATGTCACTCTATGTACTTGACTGGTGTGTAGCTTGCTATGGAGACCAaagtgacctcaaactcagagatccacctgctgctgctgccttcgcccggctgagattaaaggggtgaATTTCACAACCAGCTCCAcagattatttaaaattctaatttttagtacaaaaataatttatgtttgtTAGGAAAAATCAGAAAGCACAACTCTAGTTCATTCAGGATGCTTTAGAAAAAGTGTTCTTAcacaacaaatgaaataaatgaagcaGTTCTAGAAGGAGCTTCTACAGTTTGAATAGTTATCAGACTTTACATCCGTCTGGGCCTTACTTTTCAAACAAAGGGTAATAAAATGTTACCACTATTATTGTTCTCAATTAcattgttattaaataaatatgtacatttaatGAGGCAGTCAAGTGTTATAGACTATTCAATATGAGAGTTTCCTTCTAGTgagatgcaggaaaaaaaatatatatataatgtataatagtTCTGTAAGAAAACCTGAAAATTTTTAACTAATAGATGAGCAAATAgtcataaattgaaaatatttgtgattaagtattttattcatttgatagacaaagaattaaaaatgttaatacaaTATATGATTATTTAAAGGGAGGAGacacacattcttttattttttaacaaaataaaatataataagaaaacaaaacctatcatacttagaaataaaagtctatagaaaacttttaaaaaatccccATGAGAAGATACAAGGACCACAGACCCATTTGTTTACACATTTGGGAGTCCCATAAAAGTGCTAAATTCAAAGCTAGagtatatatatgcagaggacctgtgcAAACACTTGTAA
Proteins encoded in this region:
- the LOC110313562 gene encoding olfactory receptor 52D1-like; translated protein: MQVVSLLFLSGTSPGSAMMPCNSTSHPSFFILQGIPGMEDKHRWISIPFSSMYFITVMGNCTILLTISMERSLHKPMFLLLFFLALTDLGMSTTTIPKVLCIFWFGQSQISYEGCLVQLFFIHSISAMQSSVLMTMAFDRYVAICKPLRYSTILSNSRIGLIGLASLVRAILFILPMPILLQRMPFHANRVIPTTYCEHMAVVKMVCVDTTVNRIYGLVVAMLVVGVDISAIASSYALILRAIMHLSSKEAHHKAVNTCTTHICVMLVSYTPSLFSFLTHRFGRGIPPHVHTILGNLYFLVPPMLNPIIYGVKTKEFRDKVTKYLHRRKEPITFSHNQKLV